A region of Clostridium acetobutylicum ATCC 824 DNA encodes the following proteins:
- a CDS encoding cell division protein FtsA: protein MNINIEDLIFSLDIGTRTVIGTVGSIKDKKFSVIAEKHTEHEERAMVDGQIHDINLVARAVNKVKSQIEEELGFELKDVAIAAAGRFLRTTAVRSELNIDEDKEIDKDVIRGLELTAVKKAQDEVNKETEGKLYCVGYSVKNYFLNGYAISNLLSHKGNSIAVDVIATFLPRSIVESLYAVMNKVNLNVKSLTLEPIAAMEAAVPKNLRLLNIALLDVGAGTSDIAISSKDTISAYGMVPFAGDEITEVIAQNYLVDFNTAENIKRSCNVDTEIKYTDVLGIENTIKSEEVIKLIQPTVQKLAEEVANKIIELNGEKSPNAVFIVGGGAHTPMLKDLLAENLKIQPQRLAIKGRESVTDCICTDNSLGSTGVTVLGIALVAIRRFGNDFIDVILNDNIISLFNARVHTVKDVVVQAGVNPKLLIGKNGKNVRFILNGVKRVAFGTVAKNAEIRINGLIANIDSEVKENDKIEIKYAENGIDASPIIKDYVKNLYSLGFFIDDEVVNLEPIFIINGNKVTIDTEISEGDEVETVYPSKLIHYIRYYDSDLNKEYYINNIKLDENYDIKEGDRIYTKPKEEEQEVEIIPLAEEDKEEQEVVSHPKEIEKEDDDVNTIVVVVNGNPIKMSGKEKYKFVDIFDYFKFDLTQVKGNLVLTLNGEKVSFFDELHDKDIIEVKWE from the coding sequence ATGAATATTAATATAGAGGATTTAATATTTTCACTTGATATAGGAACAAGAACGGTTATAGGAACTGTAGGCTCAATAAAGGATAAAAAGTTTAGCGTAATAGCTGAAAAGCATACAGAGCACGAGGAAAGGGCTATGGTAGATGGTCAAATTCATGACATAAACCTAGTTGCTAGAGCAGTAAATAAGGTTAAAAGCCAGATTGAGGAAGAGCTAGGGTTTGAACTTAAGGATGTAGCTATAGCTGCAGCAGGTAGATTCCTAAGAACTACAGCTGTAAGATCTGAATTAAACATAGATGAAGATAAAGAAATTGATAAGGATGTAATAAGAGGACTTGAATTAACTGCAGTAAAGAAAGCTCAAGATGAGGTGAATAAGGAGACTGAAGGCAAACTATACTGTGTCGGCTACAGTGTAAAGAATTATTTTTTAAATGGATATGCAATTTCAAACTTGCTTTCTCATAAGGGAAATTCCATAGCAGTTGATGTAATAGCTACATTTTTGCCAAGGTCAATAGTAGAAAGTCTATATGCTGTTATGAATAAGGTTAATTTAAATGTAAAAAGCCTAACGCTTGAACCAATAGCAGCAATGGAAGCAGCGGTACCTAAAAACCTTAGGCTTCTTAATATAGCACTTCTTGATGTAGGAGCAGGAACTTCTGATATAGCCATAAGTTCAAAGGATACGATAAGCGCTTATGGAATGGTTCCGTTTGCAGGTGATGAAATAACAGAGGTAATAGCACAAAATTATTTGGTTGACTTCAATACGGCAGAGAATATAAAGAGAAGCTGCAACGTGGATACTGAAATCAAGTATACTGATGTTCTTGGAATTGAAAATACTATAAAAAGTGAAGAAGTTATAAAATTAATACAGCCTACTGTTCAGAAATTAGCAGAGGAAGTAGCAAATAAAATAATAGAATTAAATGGAGAAAAGTCTCCTAATGCAGTATTTATAGTAGGAGGGGGAGCTCATACTCCTATGCTTAAGGATCTTTTAGCAGAAAATTTAAAAATCCAACCTCAGCGATTGGCAATTAAGGGGAGAGAATCTGTGACTGATTGTATCTGCACAGATAACTCACTTGGAAGTACAGGAGTTACAGTTCTAGGAATAGCACTTGTCGCAATAAGAAGGTTTGGAAATGACTTTATAGATGTAATTTTAAATGATAATATAATAAGTTTATTTAATGCACGTGTTCACACAGTAAAAGATGTAGTGGTTCAGGCGGGAGTAAATCCTAAGCTTTTAATAGGTAAAAATGGAAAGAATGTAAGGTTCATTCTTAATGGCGTTAAAAGAGTAGCATTTGGAACTGTTGCTAAGAATGCAGAAATAAGGATAAATGGTTTAATAGCAAATATAGATTCAGAAGTGAAAGAAAATGATAAAATAGAAATAAAGTATGCAGAGAATGGTATAGATGCTTCTCCTATTATAAAGGACTATGTGAAAAATTTATACAGTTTAGGTTTTTTTATCGATGATGAAGTTGTGAATTTAGAACCTATATTCATAATAAATGGAAACAAGGTAACAATAGACACAGAAATTTCTGAAGGAGATGAGGTGGAAACTGTATATCCTTCTAAATTAATACACTATATAAGATATTATGATAGTGACTTAAATAAAGAGTACTATATTAACAATATAAAGCTTGATGAAAACTATGACATAAAAGAAGGAGATAGAATATACACAAAGCCTAAGGAAGAGGAACAAGAAGTTGAGATTATTCCTTTGGCTGAAGAAGATAAAGAAGAGCAAGAAGTAGTGTCTCATCCTAAGGAAATAGAAAAAGAAGATGATGATGTAAATACCATAGTTGTAGTTGTAAATGGCAATCCAATAAAAATGTCAGGAAAAGAAAAGTATAAATTCGTTGATATATTTGATTACTTTAAATTTGATTTAACACAGGTGAAGGGAAATCTTGTACTTACTTTAAATGGTGAAAAAGTGAGCTTCTTTGATGAACTTCATGATAAGGATATTATAGAAGTAAAATGGGAATAG
- a CDS encoding M20 metallopeptidase family protein — protein sequence MNYIEEAKVMYDELVAIRRDFHEHPELGFELERTSSKVKEFLKNEGIEYYETAKTGICAIIRGKNTGKTVGLRGDMDALPLMENNENRSYCSKVNGRMHACGHDAHTTILMGAAKLLNKMKDELQGNVKLFFEPAEETTGGAQIMIEEGVLENPHVDAVIGLHVSEDIECGKIGIKKGVVNAASNPFTITIKGRGAHGAHPNAGVDPIVAACNIVNMLQTLVSREISPVNPAVLTIGYIHGGTTAQNVIPEDAKIGGIIRTMKKEDREFAKKRLKEMVEGAATAMRTSASIDIEESYPCLYNDDNMFEMFKSLAKNLLKEENVIALDEPSMGVESFAYFSMERPSVFYYLGARNEEKGIVNPAHGSLFDVDEDCLPIGVALQCKAAVETLERLINK from the coding sequence ATGAATTATATTGAAGAAGCAAAAGTAATGTATGATGAATTGGTAGCTATAAGAAGAGATTTTCATGAACATCCTGAGCTTGGCTTTGAACTTGAAAGAACCAGTAGCAAGGTAAAAGAGTTTTTAAAAAATGAGGGAATAGAATACTATGAAACTGCAAAAACTGGTATATGTGCTATTATAAGAGGAAAAAACACAGGAAAAACAGTTGGCTTAAGAGGAGATATGGATGCCCTTCCTCTTATGGAGAACAATGAAAATAGAAGCTATTGTTCTAAGGTAAATGGTAGAATGCATGCTTGTGGACATGATGCGCATACAACTATTTTGATGGGAGCTGCAAAGCTGTTAAACAAAATGAAAGATGAACTTCAAGGAAATGTGAAACTTTTTTTTGAACCAGCAGAAGAAACTACAGGTGGAGCACAAATTATGATAGAAGAGGGTGTGCTTGAAAATCCACATGTTGATGCAGTTATAGGACTTCATGTTTCAGAGGATATAGAATGTGGAAAGATAGGTATAAAGAAGGGAGTTGTAAATGCGGCTTCAAACCCATTTACAATAACTATAAAAGGAAGAGGAGCACATGGAGCACATCCAAATGCAGGAGTAGATCCTATTGTCGCTGCGTGTAATATAGTAAATATGCTTCAAACTCTAGTTAGTAGAGAAATTTCACCTGTAAATCCAGCGGTTTTAACTATAGGATACATTCATGGAGGTACTACAGCACAAAATGTAATACCAGAAGATGCTAAAATAGGTGGAATAATAAGAACAATGAAAAAAGAAGATAGGGAGTTTGCTAAAAAGAGATTGAAGGAAATGGTAGAAGGTGCAGCCACTGCTATGAGAACATCAGCATCAATTGATATAGAAGAAAGCTATCCTTGTCTTTATAATGATGATAATATGTTTGAAATGTTTAAAAGTCTAGCAAAGAATCTTTTGAAAGAGGAAAATGTAATAGCTCTTGATGAACCTAGTATGGGAGTTGAAAGCTTTGCGTATTTTTCCATGGAAAGACCATCAGTATTTTATTATTTAGGAGCTAGAAATGAAGAGAAAGGAATAGTAAATCCAGCACATGGAAGTCTCTTTGATGTGGATGAAGACTGCCTTCCTATAGGAGTAGCACTTCAATGCAAGGCGGCAGTAGAGACACTAGAAAGATTGATAAATAAATAA
- a CDS encoding RluA family pseudouridine synthase — translation MKIVIGPNEAGQRVDKFIRKWLKDVPLSAIYKAFRKGDVIINGAKCKKEKYSLEEGDVLEIKYIRSDAKKKKFTRIENNFKVTYEDENMLLVEKWPGVLVHSDKEKTSPTLTDYVLSYLYDKGDYAPENEVTFTPSPCNRLDRNTSGIVIYGKNFEALKCLNEMIRERRIKKYYYALVKGKIKDGIYEAYIKKDVSSNKSEIINTPAPGAKQISMEIKCVETCGTFSFIEIELLTGRSHQLRAHLSHLGNPILGDPKYGIKDINSYFENKFGLNYQFLYAYKLIFKDCPEKLSYMENKTIAESLPPIFKKVKRDVFKF, via the coding sequence ATGAAAATAGTTATAGGACCAAACGAAGCGGGACAAAGAGTAGATAAATTTATAAGAAAGTGGCTTAAGGACGTTCCTTTAAGTGCAATTTACAAGGCATTTAGAAAAGGTGATGTTATAATTAATGGTGCAAAATGCAAAAAAGAAAAGTATAGCCTTGAAGAAGGGGACGTTCTTGAGATAAAATATATAAGGTCTGATGCTAAGAAAAAGAAATTTACTAGAATTGAAAATAATTTTAAGGTTACTTATGAAGATGAAAATATGCTTCTTGTAGAAAAGTGGCCAGGAGTTTTAGTTCATTCAGATAAAGAAAAAACTTCACCAACCCTTACAGATTATGTTTTATCCTATTTATATGATAAAGGGGACTATGCTCCAGAAAATGAGGTTACATTTACACCATCACCATGTAATAGGTTGGATAGAAATACCTCCGGAATAGTCATATATGGAAAAAACTTTGAAGCGTTAAAGTGTTTGAACGAAATGATAAGGGAAAGAAGAATAAAGAAGTACTACTATGCTCTTGTAAAGGGAAAAATAAAAGATGGAATTTATGAAGCTTATATAAAAAAGGATGTATCTTCTAATAAGTCAGAAATAATTAATACACCGGCGCCTGGTGCAAAACAAATATCTATGGAGATTAAGTGTGTTGAAACTTGTGGAACATTTTCATTTATTGAAATAGAACTTTTAACAGGTAGAAGCCATCAATTGAGAGCGCATTTAAGTCATTTAGGCAATCCTATTTTGGGAGATCCTAAGTATGGAATTAAAGATATAAATAGTTATTTTGAAAACAAGTTTGGACTTAATTATCAATTCCTATATGCTTATAAGCTTATATTTAAAGATTGTCCTGAGAAGTTGAGTTATATGGAAAATAAGACTATTGCAGAATCACTTCCGCCAATATTTAAAAAGGTGAAGAGAGATGTATTTAAATTTTAA
- a CDS encoding putative polysaccharide biosynthesis protein, producing the protein MKKQSTVKGFAVLSIGTMISKVLSLVYVPLLTRILGGAEPIGIYNVSYQIYVFVYVLTNAGIPTAISKLVSEFVATKNYKDSVKSFRMCRAILIFLGIVMSVIMFFASGIIASFMNFPQAKLAVMALSPAILFTSVSSTYRGYFQGNGNMTPTAVSQVLEQFFNIVFSLVFAAFLLKNGIAQACAGATVGTTLGAFVSALYLMITYEIARKRETHIKNPEGVKRKSNRKILNKIVNYALPITICIGMQNLGTLFDTSNTKSRLLAAGFLEHKATALVGNLAQYQPLINVPITVLTQLAVVILPAISAAVAVKDKKTMVGKINFAFRLCFIIAIPSAVGLSALSNPIYKAIYPSSVSGYRIMLMGAEVLVFMCLLQIQTSILQGVGKLYLVTLYSLIGVAVKILTNYVLVAIPGINIYGTIIGSIVGFSTTIILNYLLMKRSMRVKFHMFRFMRKPIIASILMGGASYGVYYAFNFVLLYVTKIQYIANLIGLIFAMIAAVVVYGVVLVFVGGIRKSDMELMPGVLRRRIPSKIVAMMRR; encoded by the coding sequence ATGAAGAAACAATCTACAGTTAAAGGATTTGCAGTACTTTCTATTGGAACAATGATAAGTAAGGTTTTGTCACTAGTATACGTTCCTCTTTTAACAAGGATACTTGGAGGAGCGGAACCAATTGGAATATACAATGTTTCTTACCAAATATATGTTTTTGTGTATGTTCTAACGAATGCAGGTATACCTACAGCTATTTCTAAGTTGGTTTCTGAGTTTGTAGCAACAAAAAACTATAAGGATTCAGTTAAGAGTTTTAGAATGTGCAGAGCAATTTTGATATTTTTAGGAATTGTGATGTCCGTGATTATGTTTTTTGCCTCAGGAATTATTGCAAGCTTTATGAACTTTCCACAGGCTAAATTGGCAGTTATGGCCTTAAGCCCTGCAATTCTATTTACTTCTGTATCATCTACATATAGGGGATATTTTCAGGGAAATGGAAATATGACTCCTACAGCTGTTTCACAGGTTTTAGAACAATTTTTTAATATAGTATTTTCTTTGGTATTTGCAGCTTTTCTACTTAAAAATGGTATTGCACAGGCTTGTGCAGGAGCTACTGTTGGAACTACCTTAGGAGCTTTTGTCTCAGCATTATACCTAATGATAACCTATGAAATAGCTAGAAAGAGAGAAACACATATTAAGAATCCAGAGGGAGTTAAGAGGAAATCAAATAGAAAAATACTTAATAAAATTGTAAATTATGCTCTTCCAATAACCATTTGTATTGGAATGCAGAATTTAGGTACATTATTTGATACTTCAAATACTAAATCTAGACTTTTAGCAGCAGGATTTTTAGAACATAAAGCTACAGCGCTTGTTGGAAATTTAGCACAATATCAACCGCTAATAAATGTTCCAATAACAGTACTTACGCAGCTTGCAGTTGTTATTCTTCCTGCTATATCAGCAGCAGTAGCAGTTAAAGACAAAAAGACTATGGTAGGAAAAATAAATTTTGCTTTTAGATTATGTTTTATAATAGCAATACCATCAGCTGTTGGGCTTTCTGCTTTAAGTAATCCTATATATAAAGCTATTTATCCAAGTTCAGTATCAGGATATAGAATTATGCTTATGGGAGCAGAAGTATTAGTATTTATGTGTTTACTTCAGATCCAGACAAGTATACTTCAAGGTGTTGGTAAATTATATTTAGTAACATTATATTCGCTTATAGGTGTGGCAGTAAAAATACTAACAAACTATGTGTTAGTTGCTATTCCGGGGATAAATATATATGGAACTATAATTGGAAGTATTGTAGGATTTAGTACAACCATAATATTGAATTATTTATTGATGAAGAGGTCAATGAGAGTGAAATTTCATATGTTTAGATTTATGAGAAAGCCTATTATAGCTTCTATTCTCATGGGAGGAGCTTCTTATGGAGTGTACTATGCCTTTAATTTTGTTCTACTTTATGTTACCAAAATACAATATATAGCTAATTTAATAGGATTGATTTTTGCCATGATAGCTGCAGTTGTTGTTTATGGAGTAGTGTTAGTGTTTGTGGGTGGAATACGTAAAAGTGATATGGAACTTATGCCAGGAGTGTTAAGAAGGCGTATACCTAGCAAAATAGTAGCTATGATGAGAAGATAA